In Pseudomonas fakonensis, one DNA window encodes the following:
- a CDS encoding formate dehydrogenase subunit delta, with amino-acid sequence MSSDNLVKMANQIAHYFDSEPDRAKAVQGVRQHLQSFWTPAMRQQLGAWIEGHAGEGVDDKVKEALG; translated from the coding sequence ATGAGCAGCGACAACCTGGTGAAGATGGCCAACCAGATCGCCCACTATTTTGACAGCGAGCCCGACCGGGCCAAGGCGGTGCAGGGCGTACGCCAGCACCTACAGAGCTTCTGGACCCCGGCCATGCGCCAGCAATTGGGGGCTTGGATCGAGGGGCATGCCGGGGAGGGGGTGGATGACAAGGTGAAGGAGGCGTTGGGTTAA